The Miscanthus floridulus cultivar M001 chromosome 17, ASM1932011v1, whole genome shotgun sequence genome has a window encoding:
- the LOC136518292 gene encoding protein CHLOROPLAST VESICULATION-like, whose amino-acid sequence MAVSSISCSLRPPAPVREASARLTTQPSPPKTTTPWADGLRRACVAATAAACVVIGAAGGGDVAASTTPRDAAVVVAPRWSDRRECPPWRANSLENIVPENLPRPSARRRFNSVKRAPRKAPALGPQAVAPFLALPYGVDDCFTL is encoded by the exons ATGGCGGTCTCCTCCATCAGCTGCTCCCTCAGACCTCCGGCTCCCGTCAGAGAAGCCTCCGCTCGCCTGACGACGCAGCCGTCGCCGCCAAAGACGACGACGCCGTG GGCGGACGGGTTACGGCGGGCGTGCGTGGCGGCGACCGCGGCGGCGTGCGTCGTGAtcggggcggcgggcggcggcgacgTGGCCGCGTCGACGACGCCACGCGACGCCGCCGTCGTGGTGGCCCCGCGGTGGAGCGACCGCAGGGAGTGCCCGCCGTGGCGCGCCAACTCGCTGGAGAACATCGTGCCGGAGAACCTGCCCCGCCCGTCGGCGCGCCGGAGGTTCAACAGCGTCAAGCGGGCGCCGCGGAAGGCCCCCGCGCTCGGGCCTCAAGCGGTGGCGCCGTTCCTGGCGCTGCCATACGGCGTGGACGACTGCTTCACCCTCTAG
- the LOC136515027 gene encoding uncharacterized protein gives MASLVSKPRHSIQMYWARRSYQRLGSPSRRLKVARLGGGRSAGSSAAASSSWKGIRLARRAVALLAAPALLLARLRDAYVDAMVALGGSGMRPCAALARSRSGAEAGLWDKRVPRARRGSGGGSGSKRGGGDFERRMMAHIYSMAVTPELPCADRA, from the coding sequence ATGGCCAGCCTCGTGTCGAAGCCGCGCCACAGCATCCAGATGTACTGGGCGCGAAGGAGCTACCAGCGCCTGGGCTCGCCGTCGCGACGCCTCAAGGTGGCCCGCCTGGGCGGCGGCAGGTCGGCGGGCTCCTCTGCTGCCGCGTCGTCGTCGTGGAAGGGCATCCGGTTGGCGCGCCGCGCCGTGGCGCTGCTGGCGGCGCCGGCGCTCCTGCTCGCGAGGCTCCGCGACGCGTACGTCGACGCGATGGTGGCGCTGGGCGGGTCCGGCATGCGGCCCTGCGCCGCGCTGGCCAGGTCGCGCAGCGGCGCCGAGGCCGGGCTGTGGGACAAGCGGGTGCCGCGGGCGCGCCGGGGGAGCGGAGGCGGGAGCGGGAGcaagcgcggcggcggcgacttCGAGCGCCGGATGATGGCGCACATATACAGCATGGCGGTCACGCCGGAGCTCCCATGCGCCGACAGGGCCTGA